The Vibrio navarrensis genome has a segment encoding these proteins:
- the yhbY gene encoding ribosome assembly RNA-binding protein YhbY, protein MNLSTKQKQHLKGLAHSLKPVVLMGANGLTEAVLAEIEIALNSHELIKVKIASEDRETKLLIVDAIVRETGAEKVQVIGKTLVLFRQSEQRKIELPRK, encoded by the coding sequence ATGAACCTAAGCACCAAACAAAAGCAGCACCTAAAAGGCCTAGCTCACAGTTTAAAACCTGTTGTGCTCATGGGCGCAAATGGACTTACAGAAGCCGTGCTTGCCGAAATCGAAATTGCACTTAATTCTCACGAACTGATCAAAGTTAAAATTGCTTCTGAAGATCGAGAAACTAAGCTGCTGATTGTCGATGCGATTGTTCGTGAAACTGGCGCGGAGAAAGTACAAGTGATTGGTAAAACTTTGGTACTTTTCCGTCAATCGGAACAACGTAAAATTGAACTTCCACGTAAGTAA
- the ftsH gene encoding ATP-dependent zinc metalloprotease FtsH, translating into MSDMAKNLILWLVIAVVLMSVFQSFGPGESNGRAVDYTTFVQEVGQGQIQEATFNNGEISFVRRGGGAKFVTYMPVYDQKLLDDLINQNVKVQGTPPEEQSLLGTIFISWFPMILLIGVWIFFMRQMQGGGGKGAMSFGKSKARMMSEEQIKTTFGDVAGCDEAKEDVKELVDYLRDPSRFQKLGGKIPTGVLMVGPPGTGKTLLAKAIAGEAKVPFFTISGSDFVEMFVGVGASRVRDMFEQAKKASPCIIFIDEIDAVGRQRGAGVGGGHDEREQTLNQMLVEMDGFEGNEGIIVIAATNRPDVLDPALLRPGRFDRQVVVGLPDVRGREQILKVHMRKVPLAGDVEPSLIARGTPGFSGADLANLVNEAALFAARGNKRNVSMVEFELAKDKIMMGAERRSMVMSEETKESTAYHEAGHAIVGRLVPEHDPVYKVSIIPRGRALGVTMYLPEQDRVSMSRQHLESMISSLYGGRLAEELIYGAEKVSTGASNDIERATDIARKMVTQWGFSEKLGPMLYAEDEGEVFLGRSVTQTKHMSDDTAKLIDDEVRKLIDRNYERARQILIDNMDIMHAMKDALMKYETIDAGQIDDLMARKEVIRDPAGWADHVQNSQPEKPAAPEANAEAKVEKPEQVDESTVEAADKKDAE; encoded by the coding sequence TTGAGTGACATGGCAAAAAATCTAATTCTGTGGCTGGTTATCGCTGTGGTTTTAATGTCGGTATTTCAGAGCTTTGGCCCTGGTGAAAGTAACGGCAGAGCAGTTGATTACACCACATTTGTACAGGAAGTTGGCCAAGGCCAGATTCAGGAAGCAACCTTTAATAATGGTGAAATTAGTTTTGTTCGCCGAGGCGGAGGTGCGAAGTTCGTCACTTATATGCCTGTGTACGATCAAAAGCTACTTGATGACCTGATTAACCAAAATGTGAAAGTGCAAGGCACGCCTCCAGAAGAGCAGAGTCTACTTGGTACCATCTTTATATCTTGGTTCCCAATGATCCTTCTGATTGGCGTATGGATTTTCTTCATGCGTCAGATGCAAGGTGGCGGCGGCAAAGGCGCCATGTCATTCGGCAAGAGCAAAGCGCGCATGATGAGCGAAGAGCAAATCAAAACGACATTCGGAGATGTGGCTGGCTGTGATGAAGCCAAAGAGGACGTAAAAGAGCTTGTCGATTATCTGCGCGATCCCAGCCGTTTCCAGAAGCTCGGTGGTAAGATTCCGACGGGCGTTTTGATGGTCGGTCCTCCAGGTACGGGTAAGACGTTGTTAGCTAAAGCGATTGCTGGTGAAGCGAAAGTACCGTTCTTTACTATCTCTGGTTCTGATTTCGTTGAGATGTTTGTTGGTGTCGGTGCTTCTCGTGTTCGCGATATGTTTGAGCAAGCGAAAAAAGCGTCTCCATGTATCATTTTTATTGACGAAATCGATGCGGTTGGTCGCCAACGTGGTGCTGGTGTTGGTGGTGGTCACGATGAACGCGAACAAACGTTGAACCAAATGTTGGTGGAAATGGATGGCTTTGAAGGCAACGAAGGCATCATCGTCATTGCTGCGACTAACCGTCCAGATGTACTAGATCCTGCCTTGTTGCGTCCTGGCCGTTTCGACCGTCAGGTTGTAGTTGGCCTGCCAGATGTACGTGGCCGTGAGCAAATTCTCAAAGTGCACATGCGCAAAGTACCGCTTGCGGGTGATGTTGAGCCTTCATTGATTGCGCGTGGTACTCCTGGCTTCTCAGGTGCTGATTTGGCCAACTTGGTCAACGAAGCGGCTCTGTTTGCGGCCAGAGGTAACAAACGTAACGTTTCTATGGTTGAATTCGAGCTGGCAAAAGACAAAATCATGATGGGTGCAGAGCGCCGCTCTATGGTGATGTCGGAAGAAACCAAAGAATCGACTGCTTATCACGAAGCAGGCCATGCAATTGTTGGCCGTTTGGTGCCTGAGCATGATCCGGTTTACAAAGTCTCGATCATTCCGCGTGGTCGTGCACTGGGTGTGACTATGTACTTGCCAGAACAGGATCGTGTCAGTATGTCTCGTCAGCACCTCGAGTCGATGATCTCTAGTCTGTATGGTGGTCGTTTGGCTGAAGAGCTGATTTATGGCGCAGAGAAAGTGTCTACTGGTGCATCTAATGACATTGAACGCGCCACAGACATAGCGCGTAAAATGGTCACTCAGTGGGGCTTCTCTGAAAAGCTTGGACCGATGCTTTATGCCGAAGATGAGGGTGAAGTTTTCTTAGGACGCAGCGTGACACAGACAAAACACATGTCTGATGACACCGCAAAACTCATCGATGATGAAGTACGTAAGTTGATCGACCGTAACTACGAGCGTGCGAGACAAATCCTGATCGATAATATGGACATCATGCATGCAATGAAAGATGCATTGATGAAGTATGAAACGATCGATGCTGGCCAGATTGATGATCTTATGGCGCGTAAAGAAGTGATTCGAGATCCTGCTGGATGGGCGGATCACGTGCAAAATTCGCAGCCTGAGAAACCAGCTGCGCCAGAAGCAAATGCGGAAGCAAAAGTCGAAAAACCTGAGCAAGTTGATGAATCAACGGTTGAGGCTGCAGATAAAAAAGATGCAGAATAA
- the rlmE gene encoding 23S rRNA (uridine(2552)-2'-O)-methyltransferase RlmE: MSKQKHSASSGRWLKEHFDDKYANEARKKGYRSRAYFKIEEIQTKDKLLKPGMTVVDLGAAPGGWSQYAAKILGEQGQVIACDLLPMDPIAGVSFLQGDFRDDAVLEALLERIQPSMVDVVMSDMAPNIAGNNSVDQPRAMYLVELALDMCRQVLAPNGSFVVKVFQGEGFDEYVKNVRDMFKVVKIRKPESSRARSREVFVVATGYKG; encoded by the coding sequence ATGAGTAAACAGAAACATTCGGCCAGTTCTGGTCGTTGGTTAAAAGAGCATTTTGATGATAAGTATGCAAATGAGGCCAGAAAAAAAGGCTATCGTTCCCGTGCTTACTTCAAAATTGAAGAGATTCAAACGAAAGATAAGTTGTTGAAACCAGGTATGACTGTGGTCGATCTAGGAGCTGCACCTGGTGGGTGGTCTCAGTATGCGGCTAAGATTCTCGGTGAACAAGGGCAAGTGATTGCTTGTGATTTGTTACCCATGGATCCGATTGCGGGCGTTAGCTTCTTACAAGGTGATTTTCGCGATGATGCTGTACTAGAAGCGCTTTTAGAGCGAATACAACCTTCGATGGTGGACGTAGTCATGTCAGATATGGCACCAAATATTGCGGGCAATAACTCGGTTGATCAGCCACGTGCTATGTACTTGGTTGAATTAGCTTTAGATATGTGTCGACAAGTTCTGGCGCCTAATGGTAGCTTTGTGGTCAAGGTTTTCCAGGGGGAAGGCTTTGATGAATACGTTAAAAACGTTCGCGACATGTTTAAGGTCGTAAAAATCAGAAAACCAGAGTCATCGCGAGCGCGTTCACGCGAAGTCTTTGTTGTAGCCACTGGTTACAAAGGTTAA